One part of the Chryseobacterium mulctrae genome encodes these proteins:
- a CDS encoding tyrosine-type recombinase/integrase: MAALALHFGTLPTELDPEQVKDYLFELQRRSRTPSQSYFKHTVYGLRFLLKTEGLPYSFLHLPTIAKVKKLPVILSREEIWRMLQSAELLKHKLLIGLIYGCGLRCMEVRNIELQHLDFDRKMLHVVQGKGSKDRYVPLSEHLIRGLKTFISIENPVQYLFNGNHNRNIEEIDALSTGASRSASKDFDSRYSQRGVQWVIKTISKKAGITKDVHTHTLRHSYATHLLEDGVPIIMVQKLLGHERIESTMEYLHVCQLSDQKPHSPLDTVFTLCSRNAGPK, encoded by the coding sequence GTGGCGGCCCTGGCGCTTCACTTTGGAACTTTGCCCACCGAACTGGATCCTGAACAGGTCAAAGATTATCTTTTTGAACTGCAGCGGCGGAGCAGAACCCCTTCGCAATCGTATTTTAAGCATACTGTATACGGTCTTCGGTTCCTGCTGAAAACTGAGGGTTTGCCTTATAGTTTTCTGCACCTTCCCACCATTGCTAAAGTGAAGAAACTTCCTGTAATCCTGAGTCGGGAAGAGATCTGGCGTATGCTTCAGAGTGCCGAACTCCTGAAACATAAACTGCTCATCGGTCTGATATACGGCTGTGGACTGCGGTGTATGGAAGTCAGGAATATCGAACTTCAGCATCTGGATTTTGACCGGAAGATGTTGCATGTTGTTCAGGGTAAAGGGAGCAAAGACCGTTACGTTCCCTTGTCGGAACATTTGATCCGGGGACTGAAAACCTTCATCAGTATTGAGAATCCGGTTCAGTATTTATTCAATGGAAACCATAACAGGAATATTGAAGAGATTGATGCGCTCAGCACAGGGGCTTCACGGTCTGCCAGCAAAGATTTCGATTCCCGCTACAGCCAGCGCGGTGTGCAGTGGGTAATAAAAACCATTTCTAAAAAAGCCGGCATCACCAAAGACGTTCACACCCACACGTTGCGGCATTCTTATGCCACACACCTTTTGGAAGACGGCGTTCCGATCATCATGGTACAGAAACTTCTGGGTCATGAGCGTATTGAAAGTACAATGGAATATCTTCATGTGTGCCAGCTCTCGGACCAAAAACCGCACAGTCCTTTGGATACGGTATTTACTTTATGCAGCAGGAATGCAGGCCCGAAGTAA